One window of Manihot esculenta cultivar AM560-2 chromosome 17, M.esculenta_v8, whole genome shotgun sequence genomic DNA carries:
- the LOC110605441 gene encoding probable phospholipid-transporting ATPase 8 isoform X2, with amino-acid sequence MTRRGLHFSKLYSFSCCKSSFREDHDQIGQKGYSRLVYCNGPDNPEAIQLHYRGNYVSTTKYTAANFIPKSLFEQFRRVANIYFLVVACVSFSPLAPYTALSILAPLIVVIGATMAKEGYEDWRRRMQDIEANNRKVKVYGKNYTFNESKWKDLRVGDLVKVSKDEYFPADLLLLSSSYEDGICYVETMNLDGETNLKLKHALEVTSSLSDEESFKNFVAVVKCEDPNENLYTFIGTLHYNGTQYPLSPQQILLRDSKLKNTEHIYGVVIFTGHDTKVMQNAVDPPSKRSKIERKMDKIIYVLFSTLISISFIGSLFFGIQSRRDMSDGKYRRWYLRPDATTVFYDPQRATLAAFFHFLTGLMLYGYLIPISLYVSIEIVKVLQCIFINQDQEMYYEETDRPAHARTSNLNEELGQVDTILSDKTGTLTCNSMEFVKCSIAGIAYGRGMTEVERALAGRRSDGPLETDDNLFDQPDDYGDTRYSGKPIKGFNFRDERIMNGHWVNEQHSDVIQKFFQVLALCHTAVPEKDKESGEIFYEAESPDEAAFVIAAREVGFELFERTQTSISLHELDPVTGKRFDRTYKLLQVLEFSSSRKRMSVIVRSEENDLLLLSKGADSVMFERLSEDGRLFEAKTKDHIKKYAEAGLRTLVVAYREIGEDEYTIWETEFSKAKATVTADRDALVDEISNKIEKDLVLLGATAVEDKLQKEVPECIEKLAHAGIKIWVLTGDKMETAINIGYACSLLRQEMKQIIITLDTPEIEALEKQGDKETISKASLISVRKQLRDGKSQLNAAKESSLTFGLVIDGKSLAFALDKSLEKKFLELALGCASVICCRSTPKHKALVTRLVKTETGKTTLAIGDGANDVGMLQEADIGVGISGVEGMQICYFFYKNIAFGFTLFWFEAYTSFSGQPAYNDWYMSVYNVFFTSLPVIALGVFDQDVSARLCLKYPLLYQEGVQNILFRWSRILGWMCNGVLSSIIIFFFTTKSMINQAFRQDGQVVDYEILGATMYTCVVWAVNCQMALSINYFTWIQHLFIWGSIALWYLFLVIYGSISPILSTTAYRVLVEACSPSPLYWIVTLLLVISTLLPYFSYRAFQSRFRPMYHDIIQIRRSEGSETEMSGELPTPTRRKIHHLREKLKKRNKQKEPVH; translated from the exons ATGACTAGGCGAGGCTTACATTTTAGCAAGTTATATTCATTTTCGTGCTGTAAATCTTCATTTAGAGAAGATCATGATCAAATTGGGCAAAAAGGATACTCTAGGCTGGTGTATTGCAATGGCCCTGATAATCCAGAGGCGATTCAGCTACATTATAGGGGGAATTATGTATCAACTACCAAGTATACAGCGGCTAACTTTATACCCAAGTCTTTGTTTGAGCAGTTTAGGAGGGTtgcaaatatatattttcttgtTGTAGCTTGTGTTTCATTTAGTCCATTGGCACCCTATACAGCACTCAGCATTCTTGCACCTTTGATAGTAGTGATTGGAGCTACTATGGCTAAAGAAGGTTATGAAGATTGGAGGCGGAGAATGCAG GATATAGAGGCTAACAATAGAAAGGTGAAAGTGTATGgcaaaaattatacttttaatgAGAGCAAATGGAAAGATCTCCGAGTTGGAGACCTTGTTAAGGTGTCCAAGGATGAATATTTTCCTGCTGATCTGCTTCTGCTTTCTTCGAGCTATGAGGATGGAATTTGTTATGTTGAAACCATGAATCTTGATGGGGAGACTAATTTAAAGCTGAAGCATGCTTTGGAGGTGACATCCTCTCTAAGTGATGAAGAGTCCTTCAAGAATTTTGTGGCTGTGGTCAAGTGTGAGGACCCAAATGAAAATCTATATACCTTTATTGGAACATTGCATTATAATGGAACTCAGTACCCACTTTCACCTCAGCAAATTCTTTTGAGAGATTCAAAGCTCAAGAACACTGAACATATCTATGGTGTAGTTATTTTCACTGGGCATGACACAAAAGTGATGCAAAATGCTGTGGATCCTCCTTCTAAGAGGAGTAAGATTGAAAGAAAAATGGACAAGATCATTTATGTACTTTTCAGCACTTTGATTTCGATATCATTTATTGGATCTCTATTTTTCGGAATTCAGTCTAGAAGAGATATGAGTGATGGAAAGTATAGAAGGTGGTATCTTCGACCAGATGCCACAACTGTGTTTTATGACCCTCAAAGAGCAACACTTGCTGCATTTTTTCATTTCCTGACAGGACTTATGTTGTATGGATATTTGATACCGATATCCTTGTATGTGTCAATTGAAATCGTCAAGGTCTTACAGTGCATTTTCATTAACCAAGATCAGGAAATGTACTACGAGGAAACTGACAGGCCAGCTCATGCACGAACATCTAATTTAAATGAGGAACTTGGGCAGGTTGACACTATACTATCTGATAAAACAGGTACTTTGACATGTAACTCAATGGAGTTTGTCAAATGTTCAATAGCAGGGATTGCTTATGGTCGTGGAATGACAGAAGTGGAAAGAGCTCTGGCAGGGAGAAGAAGTGATGGACCACTGGAAACTGATGATAATTTGTTTGATCAACCTGATGATTATGGTGATACGCGTTACTCAGGAAAGCCAATCAAGGGTTTCAACTTCAGAGATGAACGTATAATGAATGGTCATTGGGTTAATGAGCAGCACTCAGATGTCATACAAAAGTTCTTTCAAGTGTTAGCACTTTGTCATACTGCAGTTCCTGAAAAAGACAAAGAATCAGGTGAAATTTTCTATGAAGCTGAGTCACCAGATGAAGCAGCCTTTGTAATAGCTGCAAGGGAGGTTGGCTTTGAGTtgtttgaaagaacacaaacaAGCATCTCATTGCATGAGCTGGACCCTGTGACTGGTAAAAGATTTGATAG AACATACAAGCTTCTTCAAGTCTTGGAGTTCAGTAGTTCTCGCAAAAGAATGTCTGTGATCGTAAGAAGTGAAGAGAATGACTTGCTGCTCCTTTCTAAGGGTGCAGACAG TGTAATGTTtgaaaggctttcagaagaTGGGCGGTTGTTTGAGGCAAAGACCAAGGACCATATCAAAAAATATGCAGAGGCAGGTTTACGCACCTTGGTAGTTGCATACCGTGAGATTGGTGAAGATGAGTACACAATTTGGGAAACAGAATTTTCAAAAGCCAAAGCAACAGTAACAGCTGACCGTGATGCATTGGTGGACGAAATTtctaataaaattgaaaaggaTTTAGTTCTTCTTGGTGCCACTGCTGTTGAGGACAAACTGCAAAAGGAG GTTCCAGAGTGTATTGAAAAGCTTGCACATGCTGGAATTAAAATATGGGTCTTAACTGGCGACAAGATGGAAACGGCAATAAATATAGG GTATGCATGTAGTCTACTGAGACAGGAAATGAAGCAGATAATTATCACACTTGACACTCCAGAAATTGAAGCTTTGGAAAAACAAGGAGATAAGGAGACTATTTCTAAG GCTTCTCTTATAAGTGTGAGGAAGCAACTAAGAGATGGGAAATCTCAACTTAATGCTGCTAAAGAAAGCTCGCTTACATTTGGTTTAGTGATTGATGGAAAGTCTTTAGCTTTTGCACTGGACAAGAGTCTAGAGAAGAAATTTTTGGAGCTTGCACTTGGCTGTGCTTCTGTTATATGCTGTCGGTCTACTCCAAAACATAAAGCCCTT GTTACAAGGCTGGTGAAAACAGAAACAGGTAAAACAACACTGGCAATTGGTGATGGAGCAAATGATGTTGGAATGCTTCAGGAAGCTGATATTGGAGTTGGGATTAGTGGTGTTGAAGGAATGCAG ATATGCTACTTCTTCTACAAGAATATCGCATTCGGATTTACTTTATTTTGGTTCGAGGCCTACACTTCTTTTTCTGGCCAGCCTGCGTACAATGATTGGTATATGTCAGTCTACAATGTCTTCTTCACTTCACTTCCTGTAATTGCTCTCGGTGTTTTCGATCAGGATGTCTCTGCAAGGCTTTGCCTAAAG TATCCATTGTTATATCAAGAGGGAGTACAAAACATCCTCTTCAGGTGGTCTCGGATTCTTGGTTGGATGTGTAATGGAGTTCTTAGTTCCataatcatcttcttcttcaccaCCAAATCCATGATTAATCAGGCTTTCCGACAAGATGGTCAAGTGGTAGACTACGAGATCCTCGGGGCCACAATGTATACATGCGTAGTGTGGGCCGTAAATTGCCAAATGGCATTGTCCATCAACTACTTCACTTGGATCCAGCACTTGTTCATCTGGGGAAGCATAGCCCTatggtacctatttttggtgaTATATGGTTCCATTTCACCTATTCTATCTACAACAGCTTATAGGGTTCTGGTGGAAGCCTGTTCTCCAAGCCCTCTCTATTGGATTGTTACTCTTCTTCTTGTCATTTCCACCCTGCTACCATACTTTTCCTACAGGGCATTTCAGTCTCGATTCCGACCAATGTACCACGACATAATACAGATTCGCCGATCAGAAGGCTCAGAAACTGAAATGTCAGGCGAGTTGCCGACTCCTACCAGGAGGAAAATACATCACCTCAGGGAAAAACTAAAGAAAAGGAACAAACAGAAAGAACCTGTACATTGA
- the LOC110605441 gene encoding probable phospholipid-transporting ATPase 8 isoform X3: MTRRGLHFSKLYSFSCCKSSFREDHDQIGQKGYSRLVYCNGPDNPEAIQLHYRGNYVSTTKYTAANFIPKSLFEQFRRVANIYFLVVACVSFSPLAPYTALSILAPLIVVIGATMAKEGYEDWRRRMQDIEANNRKVKVYGKNYTFNESKWKDLRVGDLVKVSKDEYFPADLLLLSSSYEDGICYVETMNLDGETNLKLKHALEVTSSLSDEESFKNFVAVVKCEDPNENLYTFIGTLHYNGTQYPLSPQQILLRDSKLKNTEHIYGVVIFTGHDTKVMQNAVDPPSKRSKIERKMDKIIYVLFSTLISISFIGSLFFGIQSRRDMSDGKYRRWYLRPDATTVFYDPQRATLAAFFHFLTGLMLYGYLIPISLYVSIEIVKVLQCIFINQDQEMYYEETDRPAHARTSNLNEELGQVDTILSDKTGTLTCNSMEFVKCSIAGIAYGRGMTEVERALAGRRSDGPLETDDNLFDQPDDYGDTRYSGKPIKGFNFRDERIMNGHWVNEQHSDVIQKFFQVLALCHTAVPEKDKESGEIFYEAESPDEAAFVIAAREVGFELFERTQTSISLHELDPVTGKRFDSVMFERLSEDGRLFEAKTKDHIKKYAEAGLRTLVVAYREIGEDEYTIWETEFSKAKATVTADRDALVDEISNKIEKDLVLLGATAVEDKLQKEVPECIEKLAHAGIKIWVLTGDKMETAINIGYACSLLRQEMKQIIITLDTPEIEALEKQGDKETISKASLISVRKQLRDGKSQLNAAKESSLTFGLVIDGKSLAFALDKSLEKKFLELALGCASVICCRSTPKHKALVTRLVKTETGKTTLAIGDGANDVGMLQEADIGVGISGVEGMQAVMASDFAIAQFRFLERLLLVHGHWCYRRISMMICYFFYKNIAFGFTLFWFEAYTSFSGQPAYNDWYMSVYNVFFTSLPVIALGVFDQDVSARLCLKYPLLYQEGVQNILFRWSRILGWMCNGVLSSIIIFFFTTKSMINQAFRQDGQVVDYEILGATMYTCVVWAVNCQMALSINYFTWIQHLFIWGSIALWYLFLVIYGSISPILSTTAYRVLVEACSPSPLYWIVTLLLVISTLLPYFSYRAFQSRFRPMYHDIIQIRRSEGSETEMSGELPTPTRRKIHHLREKLKKRNKQKEPVH, translated from the exons ATGACTAGGCGAGGCTTACATTTTAGCAAGTTATATTCATTTTCGTGCTGTAAATCTTCATTTAGAGAAGATCATGATCAAATTGGGCAAAAAGGATACTCTAGGCTGGTGTATTGCAATGGCCCTGATAATCCAGAGGCGATTCAGCTACATTATAGGGGGAATTATGTATCAACTACCAAGTATACAGCGGCTAACTTTATACCCAAGTCTTTGTTTGAGCAGTTTAGGAGGGTtgcaaatatatattttcttgtTGTAGCTTGTGTTTCATTTAGTCCATTGGCACCCTATACAGCACTCAGCATTCTTGCACCTTTGATAGTAGTGATTGGAGCTACTATGGCTAAAGAAGGTTATGAAGATTGGAGGCGGAGAATGCAG GATATAGAGGCTAACAATAGAAAGGTGAAAGTGTATGgcaaaaattatacttttaatgAGAGCAAATGGAAAGATCTCCGAGTTGGAGACCTTGTTAAGGTGTCCAAGGATGAATATTTTCCTGCTGATCTGCTTCTGCTTTCTTCGAGCTATGAGGATGGAATTTGTTATGTTGAAACCATGAATCTTGATGGGGAGACTAATTTAAAGCTGAAGCATGCTTTGGAGGTGACATCCTCTCTAAGTGATGAAGAGTCCTTCAAGAATTTTGTGGCTGTGGTCAAGTGTGAGGACCCAAATGAAAATCTATATACCTTTATTGGAACATTGCATTATAATGGAACTCAGTACCCACTTTCACCTCAGCAAATTCTTTTGAGAGATTCAAAGCTCAAGAACACTGAACATATCTATGGTGTAGTTATTTTCACTGGGCATGACACAAAAGTGATGCAAAATGCTGTGGATCCTCCTTCTAAGAGGAGTAAGATTGAAAGAAAAATGGACAAGATCATTTATGTACTTTTCAGCACTTTGATTTCGATATCATTTATTGGATCTCTATTTTTCGGAATTCAGTCTAGAAGAGATATGAGTGATGGAAAGTATAGAAGGTGGTATCTTCGACCAGATGCCACAACTGTGTTTTATGACCCTCAAAGAGCAACACTTGCTGCATTTTTTCATTTCCTGACAGGACTTATGTTGTATGGATATTTGATACCGATATCCTTGTATGTGTCAATTGAAATCGTCAAGGTCTTACAGTGCATTTTCATTAACCAAGATCAGGAAATGTACTACGAGGAAACTGACAGGCCAGCTCATGCACGAACATCTAATTTAAATGAGGAACTTGGGCAGGTTGACACTATACTATCTGATAAAACAGGTACTTTGACATGTAACTCAATGGAGTTTGTCAAATGTTCAATAGCAGGGATTGCTTATGGTCGTGGAATGACAGAAGTGGAAAGAGCTCTGGCAGGGAGAAGAAGTGATGGACCACTGGAAACTGATGATAATTTGTTTGATCAACCTGATGATTATGGTGATACGCGTTACTCAGGAAAGCCAATCAAGGGTTTCAACTTCAGAGATGAACGTATAATGAATGGTCATTGGGTTAATGAGCAGCACTCAGATGTCATACAAAAGTTCTTTCAAGTGTTAGCACTTTGTCATACTGCAGTTCCTGAAAAAGACAAAGAATCAGGTGAAATTTTCTATGAAGCTGAGTCACCAGATGAAGCAGCCTTTGTAATAGCTGCAAGGGAGGTTGGCTTTGAGTtgtttgaaagaacacaaacaAGCATCTCATTGCATGAGCTGGACCCTGTGACTGGTAAAAGATTTGATAG TGTAATGTTtgaaaggctttcagaagaTGGGCGGTTGTTTGAGGCAAAGACCAAGGACCATATCAAAAAATATGCAGAGGCAGGTTTACGCACCTTGGTAGTTGCATACCGTGAGATTGGTGAAGATGAGTACACAATTTGGGAAACAGAATTTTCAAAAGCCAAAGCAACAGTAACAGCTGACCGTGATGCATTGGTGGACGAAATTtctaataaaattgaaaaggaTTTAGTTCTTCTTGGTGCCACTGCTGTTGAGGACAAACTGCAAAAGGAG GTTCCAGAGTGTATTGAAAAGCTTGCACATGCTGGAATTAAAATATGGGTCTTAACTGGCGACAAGATGGAAACGGCAATAAATATAGG GTATGCATGTAGTCTACTGAGACAGGAAATGAAGCAGATAATTATCACACTTGACACTCCAGAAATTGAAGCTTTGGAAAAACAAGGAGATAAGGAGACTATTTCTAAG GCTTCTCTTATAAGTGTGAGGAAGCAACTAAGAGATGGGAAATCTCAACTTAATGCTGCTAAAGAAAGCTCGCTTACATTTGGTTTAGTGATTGATGGAAAGTCTTTAGCTTTTGCACTGGACAAGAGTCTAGAGAAGAAATTTTTGGAGCTTGCACTTGGCTGTGCTTCTGTTATATGCTGTCGGTCTACTCCAAAACATAAAGCCCTT GTTACAAGGCTGGTGAAAACAGAAACAGGTAAAACAACACTGGCAATTGGTGATGGAGCAAATGATGTTGGAATGCTTCAGGAAGCTGATATTGGAGTTGGGATTAGTGGTGTTGAAGGAATGCAG GCTGTGATGGCCAGTGATTTTGCAATAGCTCAATTCCGTTTTCTGGAACGTTTGTTGCTGGTACATGGCCACTGGTGTTACAGGCGAATATCAATGATG ATATGCTACTTCTTCTACAAGAATATCGCATTCGGATTTACTTTATTTTGGTTCGAGGCCTACACTTCTTTTTCTGGCCAGCCTGCGTACAATGATTGGTATATGTCAGTCTACAATGTCTTCTTCACTTCACTTCCTGTAATTGCTCTCGGTGTTTTCGATCAGGATGTCTCTGCAAGGCTTTGCCTAAAG TATCCATTGTTATATCAAGAGGGAGTACAAAACATCCTCTTCAGGTGGTCTCGGATTCTTGGTTGGATGTGTAATGGAGTTCTTAGTTCCataatcatcttcttcttcaccaCCAAATCCATGATTAATCAGGCTTTCCGACAAGATGGTCAAGTGGTAGACTACGAGATCCTCGGGGCCACAATGTATACATGCGTAGTGTGGGCCGTAAATTGCCAAATGGCATTGTCCATCAACTACTTCACTTGGATCCAGCACTTGTTCATCTGGGGAAGCATAGCCCTatggtacctatttttggtgaTATATGGTTCCATTTCACCTATTCTATCTACAACAGCTTATAGGGTTCTGGTGGAAGCCTGTTCTCCAAGCCCTCTCTATTGGATTGTTACTCTTCTTCTTGTCATTTCCACCCTGCTACCATACTTTTCCTACAGGGCATTTCAGTCTCGATTCCGACCAATGTACCACGACATAATACAGATTCGCCGATCAGAAGGCTCAGAAACTGAAATGTCAGGCGAGTTGCCGACTCCTACCAGGAGGAAAATACATCACCTCAGGGAAAAACTAAAGAAAAGGAACAAACAGAAAGAACCTGTACATTGA
- the LOC110605441 gene encoding probable phospholipid-transporting ATPase 8 isoform X1: MTRRGLHFSKLYSFSCCKSSFREDHDQIGQKGYSRLVYCNGPDNPEAIQLHYRGNYVSTTKYTAANFIPKSLFEQFRRVANIYFLVVACVSFSPLAPYTALSILAPLIVVIGATMAKEGYEDWRRRMQDIEANNRKVKVYGKNYTFNESKWKDLRVGDLVKVSKDEYFPADLLLLSSSYEDGICYVETMNLDGETNLKLKHALEVTSSLSDEESFKNFVAVVKCEDPNENLYTFIGTLHYNGTQYPLSPQQILLRDSKLKNTEHIYGVVIFTGHDTKVMQNAVDPPSKRSKIERKMDKIIYVLFSTLISISFIGSLFFGIQSRRDMSDGKYRRWYLRPDATTVFYDPQRATLAAFFHFLTGLMLYGYLIPISLYVSIEIVKVLQCIFINQDQEMYYEETDRPAHARTSNLNEELGQVDTILSDKTGTLTCNSMEFVKCSIAGIAYGRGMTEVERALAGRRSDGPLETDDNLFDQPDDYGDTRYSGKPIKGFNFRDERIMNGHWVNEQHSDVIQKFFQVLALCHTAVPEKDKESGEIFYEAESPDEAAFVIAAREVGFELFERTQTSISLHELDPVTGKRFDRTYKLLQVLEFSSSRKRMSVIVRSEENDLLLLSKGADSVMFERLSEDGRLFEAKTKDHIKKYAEAGLRTLVVAYREIGEDEYTIWETEFSKAKATVTADRDALVDEISNKIEKDLVLLGATAVEDKLQKEVPECIEKLAHAGIKIWVLTGDKMETAINIGYACSLLRQEMKQIIITLDTPEIEALEKQGDKETISKASLISVRKQLRDGKSQLNAAKESSLTFGLVIDGKSLAFALDKSLEKKFLELALGCASVICCRSTPKHKALVTRLVKTETGKTTLAIGDGANDVGMLQEADIGVGISGVEGMQAVMASDFAIAQFRFLERLLLVHGHWCYRRISMMICYFFYKNIAFGFTLFWFEAYTSFSGQPAYNDWYMSVYNVFFTSLPVIALGVFDQDVSARLCLKYPLLYQEGVQNILFRWSRILGWMCNGVLSSIIIFFFTTKSMINQAFRQDGQVVDYEILGATMYTCVVWAVNCQMALSINYFTWIQHLFIWGSIALWYLFLVIYGSISPILSTTAYRVLVEACSPSPLYWIVTLLLVISTLLPYFSYRAFQSRFRPMYHDIIQIRRSEGSETEMSGELPTPTRRKIHHLREKLKKRNKQKEPVH, encoded by the exons ATGACTAGGCGAGGCTTACATTTTAGCAAGTTATATTCATTTTCGTGCTGTAAATCTTCATTTAGAGAAGATCATGATCAAATTGGGCAAAAAGGATACTCTAGGCTGGTGTATTGCAATGGCCCTGATAATCCAGAGGCGATTCAGCTACATTATAGGGGGAATTATGTATCAACTACCAAGTATACAGCGGCTAACTTTATACCCAAGTCTTTGTTTGAGCAGTTTAGGAGGGTtgcaaatatatattttcttgtTGTAGCTTGTGTTTCATTTAGTCCATTGGCACCCTATACAGCACTCAGCATTCTTGCACCTTTGATAGTAGTGATTGGAGCTACTATGGCTAAAGAAGGTTATGAAGATTGGAGGCGGAGAATGCAG GATATAGAGGCTAACAATAGAAAGGTGAAAGTGTATGgcaaaaattatacttttaatgAGAGCAAATGGAAAGATCTCCGAGTTGGAGACCTTGTTAAGGTGTCCAAGGATGAATATTTTCCTGCTGATCTGCTTCTGCTTTCTTCGAGCTATGAGGATGGAATTTGTTATGTTGAAACCATGAATCTTGATGGGGAGACTAATTTAAAGCTGAAGCATGCTTTGGAGGTGACATCCTCTCTAAGTGATGAAGAGTCCTTCAAGAATTTTGTGGCTGTGGTCAAGTGTGAGGACCCAAATGAAAATCTATATACCTTTATTGGAACATTGCATTATAATGGAACTCAGTACCCACTTTCACCTCAGCAAATTCTTTTGAGAGATTCAAAGCTCAAGAACACTGAACATATCTATGGTGTAGTTATTTTCACTGGGCATGACACAAAAGTGATGCAAAATGCTGTGGATCCTCCTTCTAAGAGGAGTAAGATTGAAAGAAAAATGGACAAGATCATTTATGTACTTTTCAGCACTTTGATTTCGATATCATTTATTGGATCTCTATTTTTCGGAATTCAGTCTAGAAGAGATATGAGTGATGGAAAGTATAGAAGGTGGTATCTTCGACCAGATGCCACAACTGTGTTTTATGACCCTCAAAGAGCAACACTTGCTGCATTTTTTCATTTCCTGACAGGACTTATGTTGTATGGATATTTGATACCGATATCCTTGTATGTGTCAATTGAAATCGTCAAGGTCTTACAGTGCATTTTCATTAACCAAGATCAGGAAATGTACTACGAGGAAACTGACAGGCCAGCTCATGCACGAACATCTAATTTAAATGAGGAACTTGGGCAGGTTGACACTATACTATCTGATAAAACAGGTACTTTGACATGTAACTCAATGGAGTTTGTCAAATGTTCAATAGCAGGGATTGCTTATGGTCGTGGAATGACAGAAGTGGAAAGAGCTCTGGCAGGGAGAAGAAGTGATGGACCACTGGAAACTGATGATAATTTGTTTGATCAACCTGATGATTATGGTGATACGCGTTACTCAGGAAAGCCAATCAAGGGTTTCAACTTCAGAGATGAACGTATAATGAATGGTCATTGGGTTAATGAGCAGCACTCAGATGTCATACAAAAGTTCTTTCAAGTGTTAGCACTTTGTCATACTGCAGTTCCTGAAAAAGACAAAGAATCAGGTGAAATTTTCTATGAAGCTGAGTCACCAGATGAAGCAGCCTTTGTAATAGCTGCAAGGGAGGTTGGCTTTGAGTtgtttgaaagaacacaaacaAGCATCTCATTGCATGAGCTGGACCCTGTGACTGGTAAAAGATTTGATAG AACATACAAGCTTCTTCAAGTCTTGGAGTTCAGTAGTTCTCGCAAAAGAATGTCTGTGATCGTAAGAAGTGAAGAGAATGACTTGCTGCTCCTTTCTAAGGGTGCAGACAG TGTAATGTTtgaaaggctttcagaagaTGGGCGGTTGTTTGAGGCAAAGACCAAGGACCATATCAAAAAATATGCAGAGGCAGGTTTACGCACCTTGGTAGTTGCATACCGTGAGATTGGTGAAGATGAGTACACAATTTGGGAAACAGAATTTTCAAAAGCCAAAGCAACAGTAACAGCTGACCGTGATGCATTGGTGGACGAAATTtctaataaaattgaaaaggaTTTAGTTCTTCTTGGTGCCACTGCTGTTGAGGACAAACTGCAAAAGGAG GTTCCAGAGTGTATTGAAAAGCTTGCACATGCTGGAATTAAAATATGGGTCTTAACTGGCGACAAGATGGAAACGGCAATAAATATAGG GTATGCATGTAGTCTACTGAGACAGGAAATGAAGCAGATAATTATCACACTTGACACTCCAGAAATTGAAGCTTTGGAAAAACAAGGAGATAAGGAGACTATTTCTAAG GCTTCTCTTATAAGTGTGAGGAAGCAACTAAGAGATGGGAAATCTCAACTTAATGCTGCTAAAGAAAGCTCGCTTACATTTGGTTTAGTGATTGATGGAAAGTCTTTAGCTTTTGCACTGGACAAGAGTCTAGAGAAGAAATTTTTGGAGCTTGCACTTGGCTGTGCTTCTGTTATATGCTGTCGGTCTACTCCAAAACATAAAGCCCTT GTTACAAGGCTGGTGAAAACAGAAACAGGTAAAACAACACTGGCAATTGGTGATGGAGCAAATGATGTTGGAATGCTTCAGGAAGCTGATATTGGAGTTGGGATTAGTGGTGTTGAAGGAATGCAG GCTGTGATGGCCAGTGATTTTGCAATAGCTCAATTCCGTTTTCTGGAACGTTTGTTGCTGGTACATGGCCACTGGTGTTACAGGCGAATATCAATGATG ATATGCTACTTCTTCTACAAGAATATCGCATTCGGATTTACTTTATTTTGGTTCGAGGCCTACACTTCTTTTTCTGGCCAGCCTGCGTACAATGATTGGTATATGTCAGTCTACAATGTCTTCTTCACTTCACTTCCTGTAATTGCTCTCGGTGTTTTCGATCAGGATGTCTCTGCAAGGCTTTGCCTAAAG TATCCATTGTTATATCAAGAGGGAGTACAAAACATCCTCTTCAGGTGGTCTCGGATTCTTGGTTGGATGTGTAATGGAGTTCTTAGTTCCataatcatcttcttcttcaccaCCAAATCCATGATTAATCAGGCTTTCCGACAAGATGGTCAAGTGGTAGACTACGAGATCCTCGGGGCCACAATGTATACATGCGTAGTGTGGGCCGTAAATTGCCAAATGGCATTGTCCATCAACTACTTCACTTGGATCCAGCACTTGTTCATCTGGGGAAGCATAGCCCTatggtacctatttttggtgaTATATGGTTCCATTTCACCTATTCTATCTACAACAGCTTATAGGGTTCTGGTGGAAGCCTGTTCTCCAAGCCCTCTCTATTGGATTGTTACTCTTCTTCTTGTCATTTCCACCCTGCTACCATACTTTTCCTACAGGGCATTTCAGTCTCGATTCCGACCAATGTACCACGACATAATACAGATTCGCCGATCAGAAGGCTCAGAAACTGAAATGTCAGGCGAGTTGCCGACTCCTACCAGGAGGAAAATACATCACCTCAGGGAAAAACTAAAGAAAAGGAACAAACAGAAAGAACCTGTACATTGA